The Musa acuminata AAA Group cultivar baxijiao unplaced genomic scaffold, Cavendish_Baxijiao_AAA HiC_scaffold_1051, whole genome shotgun sequence genome has a window encoding:
- the LOC135665977 gene encoding uncharacterized protein LOC135665977 — translation MNSVFHEQILADKLSKLNSTQQCIETLSHWCIFHRKHAEQVIQTWDKQFHGSQKEQKVPFLYLANDILQNSKRTGTEFVSEFWKVLPAALKDVLENGDEHGKNVVSRLVDIWEQRRVFGSRARGLKELMLGSEPPPTLELNKKRSRSSVKIIRRDSRSVKIKLSVGGTAEKIVTALHNVLSEHSSEELDLNKCKAAVRHVGKLEKDVESACNHEGDPRRESLANELQVEEATLNECVEKLKLIEANRAALVTHLKEALSEQESDLENVCTQLQLAQAMVDEAANMQRRLNNEPVVMTTKPPSKTEPRKPVLNSPPDKDPKKTAAAIAAEVADKLAASTHSQQIMTSVLSTFAAEEAKNAGLAASTTTTSNSFSAAPPDRRIKAEKPLPISDTTATAFIPVQPIVVPTPHQAQAVLLQQNPVQSQASAPQTQYSMYPVSTQQYLQHPGGVMIGLPYTYSALPPPPPPQPQMINMGRPSPSAQQQQPMALIQQPPPPPPLTMNQPMQITQQPPKFALQQPAPPSYRPLQQPGITFYHAQTQ, via the exons ATGAATAGTGTTTTCCATGAGCAGATACTGGCGGATAAGCTTTCGAAGCTCAACAGCACTCAGCAATGTATCGAGA CTTTGTCGCATTGGTGTATTTTTCACCGAAAGCATGCAGAACAGGTTATCCAAACTTGGGATAAGCAATTCCATGGTTCACAAAAGGAACAGAAGGTTCCTTTTCTATATCTTGCCAATGATATCTTACAGAACAGCAAGCGTACTGGAACTGAATTTGTCAGTGAATTTTGGAAGGTTCTTCCGGCAGCACTTAAGGATGTTCTTGAGAATGGTGATGAACATGGGAAGAATGTTGTCTCCCGACTG GTTGATATATGGGAGCAAAGAAGAGTGTTCGGGTCACGTGCACGCGGCCTGAAAGAATTGATGCTTGGAAGTGAACCTCCACCTACCTTGGAATTGAACAAAAAACGCTCACGTAGTTCTGTCAaaatcataaggagagactcacgatctGTAAAGATA AAATTATCTGTAGGAGGGACAGCAGAAAAAATTGTAACTGCACTGCACAATGTACTCAGTGAACACTCCAGTGAGGAGTTGGACTTGAACAAATGCAAGGCTGCTGTCAGGCATGTTGGAAAATTGGAAAAGGATGTCGAAAGTGCCTGTAATCATG AGGGAGATCCTCGCAGGGAGTCATTGGCAAATGAGTTACAGGTGGAAGAGGCAACATTGAACGAATGTGTTGAGAAGCTTAAGCTAATTGAAGCAAATCGTGCAGCCCTTGTGACTCACTTAAAAGAAGCACTATCGGAACAG GAATCTGACTTGGAGAATGTTTGCACACAGCTACAG CTAGCCCAAGCCATGGTTGACGAGGCTGCCAACATGCAGAGGAGGCTTAACAATGAGCCAGTTGTGATGACGACCAAACCACCATCCAAAACGGAACCACGAAAGCCAGTTTTGAATAGTCCACCAGACAAAGATCCAAAGAAGACTGCTGCTGCAATTGCTGCGGAGGTCGCCGATAAGCTTGCAGCTTCAACTCATTCCCAGCAAATCATGACCTCGGTTCTTTCCACCTTTGCTGCAGAGGAGGCCAAGAATGCAGGTCTGGCTGCATCAACGACTACTACATCTAATTCCTTTTCTGCAGCCCCACCAGATAGGAGGATAAAAGCCGAGAAGCCCTTGCCAATTTCCGATACCACTGCCACTGCCTTCATACCTGTTCAACCGATTGTTGTTCCAACGCCGCATCAGGCTCAAGCGGTTTTGTTGCAGCAGAATCCTGTACAAAGCCAAGCTTCGGCACCACAGACACAGTACAGTATGTACCCAGTTTCAACACAACAGTACCTGCAACACCCTGGAGGTGTCATGATTGGACTACCCTACACCTACAGTGCcctacctccaccaccaccacctcaacCTCAGATGATAAATATGGGAAGGCCATCACCTTCAGCTCAGCAGCAACAGCCGATGGCTTTGATTCAACAGccaccacctccaccaccacTGACCATGAACCAGCCAATGCAGATAACTCAACAGCCACCCAAGTTTGCACTTCAACAGCCAGCACCCCCTAGTTATAGGCCCCTGCAACAGCCTGGCATAACATTTTACCATGCTCAAACACAATAA
- the LOC135665971 gene encoding uncharacterized aarF domain-containing protein kinase At1g71810, chloroplastic-like produces the protein MDNEDIANLRTLNRLLLLLSRLQKNENPNSEVNYANSGENKNASVEELSLVLYQMTSAQDILPILSVIPELPSESQQQLVRLPADLAGRLLSRVVARSIRRIFV, from the exons ATGGATAATGAGGACATTGCCAACTTGAGAACTCTAAATCGCCTTCTTCTGCTGCTATCCAGACTTCAGAAGAATGAGAATCCAAATTCA GAAGTAAACTATGCAAATTCTGGAGAGAACAAAAATGCTTCTGTGGAGGAGCTATCTCTCGTTCTATATCAAATGACATCTGCACAGGATATTTTACCAATTCTTTCTGTCATTCCTGAG CTTCCTTCAGAGTCGCAACAACAACTGGTTCGTCTACCAGCAGATTTAGCTGGGAGGCTGTTGTCTCGTGTGGTAGCAAGATCTATCAGACGGATTTTTGTATAA
- the LOC103981062 gene encoding very-long-chain aldehyde decarbonylase GL1-9 isoform X1 — protein MVVGEEEEDDDAPASYMSLEVAFLIPAAARDGGGAKQGRKKAPPLRFSAPPPKTPTFFRFSSDPHRVFILPFLKIRPLFASGLHQSHQAKMVFWEGWISDELMGTFSPIVVYWLYAGMYQLLPPLDQYRLHTRKEEEQKNLVPLSSVIKGVLLQQLVQATVAGLMFLITAKPSGEGSIIQPSLPVQLIQIMVAMLIMDTWQYFIHRYMHQNKLLYRHIHSQHHRLVVPYAIGALYNHPLEGLLLDTFGGAISFLISGMTARTAVFFFCFAVIKTVDDHCGLWLPGNIFHIIFQNNTAYHDVHHQLHGTKYNYSQPFFSIWDRLLGTYMPFSLVNRKEGGFEARIGKRLNGMS, from the exons ATGGtggttggagaagaagaagaagatgatgatgcacCTGCGAGCTACATGTCGCTTGAGGTCGCTTTTCTGATTCCTGCAGCCGCAAGAGACGGGGGAGGGGCGAAGCAAGGGAGGAAAAAGGCGCCGCCTTTACGCTTCTCTGCTCCGCCGCCCAAAACTCCCACCTTTTTTCGTTTCTCGTCAGATCCGCACCGAGTTTTTATCTTACCCTTCCTAAAGATTCGACCTTTGTTTGCTTCCGGGCTCCATCAATCGCATCAAG CGAAGATGGTCTTCTGGGAAGGGTGGATCAGCGATGAGTTGATGGGCACCTTTTCTCCTATCGTGGTTTATTGGCTATACGCCGGAATGTATCAGCTGTTGCCGCCGTTGGACCAGTACCGGCTGCACACAAGGAAAGAGGAGGAGCAGAAGAATTTGGTGCCTCTGTCCTCCGTGATCAAGGGAGTTCTACTGCAGCAGCTGGTTCAGGCGACGGTTGCAGGGCTGATGTTCTTG ATTACTGCTAAGCCAAGTGGAGAAGGCAGCATAATTCAACCATCCTTACCTGTCCAACTTATCCAAATCATGGTTGCTATGTTGATAATGGACACATGGCAATACTTTATTCATCGATACATGCACCAGAACAAGTTGTTGTACCGCCATATCCACTCCCAGCACCACAGACTGGTTGTTCCTTACGCTATCGGCGCCCTTTACAATCACCCACTGGAGGGCCTTCTTCTCGACACCTTCGGTGGAGCCATCTCATTCTTGATCTCGGGGATGACTGCAAGGACGGCTGTATTCTTCTTCTGCTTTGCTGTAATCAAGACTGTCGACGATCATTGTGGCCTTTGGCTGCCTGGGAACATTTTCCACATCATCTTTCAGAACAACACTGCCTACCATGATGTCCACCATCAACTCCACGGCACAAAATACAACTACTCGCAGCCTTTCTTCTCGATATGGGACAGGTTATTGGGTACCTACATGCCATTCAGCTTGGTGAACCGTAAAGAAGGTGGGTTCGAGGCAAGAATAGGAAAGAGACTAAATGGCATGTCATAG
- the LOC103981062 gene encoding very-long-chain aldehyde decarbonylase GL1-9 isoform X2, translating into MVFWEGWISDELMGTFSPIVVYWLYAGMYQLLPPLDQYRLHTRKEEEQKNLVPLSSVIKGVLLQQLVQATVAGLMFLITAKPSGEGSIIQPSLPVQLIQIMVAMLIMDTWQYFIHRYMHQNKLLYRHIHSQHHRLVVPYAIGALYNHPLEGLLLDTFGGAISFLISGMTARTAVFFFCFAVIKTVDDHCGLWLPGNIFHIIFQNNTAYHDVHHQLHGTKYNYSQPFFSIWDRLLGTYMPFSLVNRKEGGFEARIGKRLNGMS; encoded by the exons ATGGTCTTCTGGGAAGGGTGGATCAGCGATGAGTTGATGGGCACCTTTTCTCCTATCGTGGTTTATTGGCTATACGCCGGAATGTATCAGCTGTTGCCGCCGTTGGACCAGTACCGGCTGCACACAAGGAAAGAGGAGGAGCAGAAGAATTTGGTGCCTCTGTCCTCCGTGATCAAGGGAGTTCTACTGCAGCAGCTGGTTCAGGCGACGGTTGCAGGGCTGATGTTCTTG ATTACTGCTAAGCCAAGTGGAGAAGGCAGCATAATTCAACCATCCTTACCTGTCCAACTTATCCAAATCATGGTTGCTATGTTGATAATGGACACATGGCAATACTTTATTCATCGATACATGCACCAGAACAAGTTGTTGTACCGCCATATCCACTCCCAGCACCACAGACTGGTTGTTCCTTACGCTATCGGCGCCCTTTACAATCACCCACTGGAGGGCCTTCTTCTCGACACCTTCGGTGGAGCCATCTCATTCTTGATCTCGGGGATGACTGCAAGGACGGCTGTATTCTTCTTCTGCTTTGCTGTAATCAAGACTGTCGACGATCATTGTGGCCTTTGGCTGCCTGGGAACATTTTCCACATCATCTTTCAGAACAACACTGCCTACCATGATGTCCACCATCAACTCCACGGCACAAAATACAACTACTCGCAGCCTTTCTTCTCGATATGGGACAGGTTATTGGGTACCTACATGCCATTCAGCTTGGTGAACCGTAAAGAAGGTGGGTTCGAGGCAAGAATAGGAAAGAGACTAAATGGCATGTCATAG